The Streptomyces sp. NBC_00344 genome includes a window with the following:
- a CDS encoding CobW family GTP-binding protein yields the protein MPPVPRKPVPVVVLAGFLGSGKTTLLNHLLRQSRGTRIGVVVNDFGSIEIDAMTVAGQVDSMVSLGNGCLCCAVDTSELDDYLGRLSRPDLRIDVIVIEASGLAEPQELIRMILASENPHIVYGGLVQVVDAAEFEATRARHPQIDRHLAMADLVVLNKADRAGDGARGRIQAVIAESAGGVPVVSAVHGQVDPELLIDRKPAGERIGQLSFDDVRAADEAEGDGHRTGHGRHLHADYQSVGFVSPEPMNPRRFMEFLDDRPDGLYRIKGFVHFAVEGHREKYALHAVGNFLRFQPADRSHDGKPLTQLVLIGSGIDSDALRKRLDDCLEPRPEAPPESLWGVLRYVAGLSDEDPV from the coding sequence ATGCCCCCCGTGCCGAGGAAACCCGTGCCCGTCGTCGTCCTCGCCGGATTCCTCGGTTCCGGTAAGACCACCCTGCTGAACCATCTGCTGCGGCAGAGCCGGGGCACCCGTATCGGCGTGGTGGTCAATGACTTCGGCTCCATCGAGATCGATGCGATGACGGTGGCCGGGCAGGTCGATTCGATGGTGTCCCTCGGCAACGGATGTCTGTGCTGCGCCGTCGACACCAGTGAACTGGACGACTACCTGGGCCGGCTGTCCCGTCCTGATCTGCGCATCGATGTCATCGTCATCGAGGCGAGTGGTCTCGCCGAGCCGCAGGAACTCATCCGGATGATTCTGGCGAGCGAGAATCCGCACATCGTCTACGGGGGTCTCGTCCAGGTCGTCGACGCGGCGGAATTCGAGGCGACTCGCGCCCGCCACCCGCAGATCGACCGCCATCTGGCCATGGCCGACCTGGTGGTGCTCAACAAGGCCGACCGGGCCGGTGACGGAGCGCGCGGCCGGATTCAGGCGGTGATCGCGGAGAGCGCCGGGGGAGTCCCGGTGGTCAGCGCGGTCCATGGTCAGGTGGACCCGGAACTGCTGATCGACCGCAAGCCCGCGGGTGAACGCATCGGACAGCTGTCCTTCGACGATGTGCGAGCAGCGGACGAAGCCGAAGGGGACGGGCACCGAACCGGTCACGGTCGGCATCTGCACGCCGACTACCAGAGCGTCGGTTTCGTCTCTCCGGAACCGATGAACCCCCGCCGGTTCATGGAGTTCCTCGATGACAGGCCCGACGGCCTGTACCGGATCAAGGGGTTCGTGCACTTCGCGGTCGAGGGCCATCGGGAGAAATACGCCCTGCACGCAGTGGGGAACTTCCTGCGCTTCCAGCCGGCCGACCGGTCCCACGACGGTAAGCCGCTCACCCAGCTCGTCCTCATCGGCTCCGGTATCGACTCCGATGCGCTGCGCAAACGGCTCGACGACTGCCTGGAGCCCAGACCGGAAGCCCCGCCCGAGTCGCTGTGGGGTGTCCTGCGGTATGTGGCGGGCCTCTCCGATGAGGATCCCGTCTGA
- a CDS encoding citrate synthase/methylcitrate synthase produces the protein MSTITAPRGLAGVVVTDTELGDVRGLEGFYHYRQYSAIDLAQSRTFEDVWHLMIYGELPDAIQRASFTARTTALRGLPSDVSEALPLIARAGSGPLAGLRTALSLLGASAGFRPVYDIGADRRADDTLAACATVPTLLTALHRIGRGLAPVEPRDDLPHAANYLYMLTGSEPDPAQVRAVEQYLISTVDHGFNASTFTARVVASTGADVAACLVGAVGALSGPLHGGAPSRALDTLDAIGTPDRIGPWIRDRVLAGERIMGFGHPVYRTEDPRSRMLRGIAQRFGGPLADFAVQVEEQVEAILAELKPGRELHTNVEFYAGVVMELCGLPREMFTPTFCVARAVGWSANILEQAADSKIIRPAARYVGPPPPQPVPGIGPS, from the coding sequence ATGTCCACCATCACCGCTCCGCGAGGACTTGCGGGCGTCGTCGTCACGGACACCGAACTGGGTGACGTCCGAGGCCTTGAGGGCTTCTACCACTACCGCCAGTACTCAGCGATCGACCTCGCGCAGTCCCGGACCTTCGAGGACGTCTGGCACCTGATGATCTACGGGGAGCTGCCGGATGCCATCCAGCGGGCGTCCTTCACCGCGCGCACCACCGCCCTGCGCGGTCTGCCGTCCGATGTGAGCGAGGCGCTGCCGCTGATCGCCCGTGCGGGTTCGGGGCCGCTGGCGGGTCTGCGCACCGCGCTCTCCCTGCTCGGCGCGTCGGCCGGCTTCCGTCCGGTGTACGACATCGGTGCCGACAGGCGCGCCGACGACACCCTCGCCGCTTGTGCGACCGTCCCGACCCTGCTCACCGCACTGCACCGGATCGGACGTGGACTCGCTCCGGTCGAGCCCCGGGACGATCTGCCCCATGCGGCCAACTACCTCTACATGCTGACCGGTTCGGAGCCGGACCCGGCGCAGGTCCGCGCCGTCGAGCAGTATCTGATCTCCACCGTGGACCACGGATTCAATGCCTCGACCTTCACCGCACGGGTCGTCGCCTCCACCGGCGCCGATGTGGCCGCCTGCCTGGTGGGTGCGGTCGGAGCGCTGTCCGGGCCGTTGCACGGCGGAGCGCCCAGCCGGGCGCTGGACACCCTGGACGCCATCGGCACGCCGGACCGCATCGGCCCCTGGATCCGGGACAGGGTGCTCGCCGGGGAACGGATCATGGGATTCGGGCATCCCGTCTACCGCACCGAGGATCCGCGTTCCCGGATGCTGCGCGGCATCGCCCAGCGGTTCGGAGGCCCGCTGGCCGACTTCGCCGTACAGGTCGAGGAACAGGTGGAGGCGATACTCGCCGAACTGAAACCCGGCCGCGAACTGCACACGAACGTGGAGTTCTACGCCGGCGTCGTCATGGAGCTGTGCGGACTGCCGCGCGAGATGTTCACCCCTACGTTCTGCGTCGCACGGGCCGTCGGCTGGAGTGCCAACATCCTGGAGCAGGCGGCCGACTCAAAGATCATCAGGCCGGCCGCGCGTTATGTGGGGCCGCCCCCGCCGCAGCCGGTGCCCGGCATCGGCCCGAGCTGA
- a CDS encoding citrate synthase: MTDQPGDRSMEAAGRRLTTREAADLLGVKPETVYAYVSRGQLGSRRAPGGRGSTFDPAEVEALARRGARREQQPTGAEFAFRTAITLIDTDRYYFRGVDATALARGYGYEEVVEWLWTGTLRPGTVFTAPEVALDAGRRAAGALPAHSTAMDRLRAAAVAASAVDPLRFDLAPEAVLGTARSLIPTLVGALPTAVPDQDGAPLAHRLWPRLTGRDSDPASLRVLDAALVLLIDHDLAASTLAARVAASARAHPYAVVSAGLGALEGPLHGAASGLAHRMLADVLDRGSAAPVVADHLRTGRRVPGLGHRLYRGEDPRATSLFAMLADVPQAGPALDAARDVVATTARHTELHANVDLALAVLSVTSGMPAEAGETLFAVSRTAGWIAHALEEYAERPLRMRPSGQYRGPRPPQPLP, translated from the coding sequence ATGACGGATCAGCCGGGGGATCGATCAATGGAGGCGGCGGGTCGCCGGCTGACCACCAGAGAGGCGGCGGACCTGCTCGGCGTGAAGCCGGAGACGGTGTACGCATACGTCAGCCGCGGTCAGCTCGGCAGCCGCCGGGCGCCAGGTGGCCGGGGCAGTACGTTCGATCCGGCCGAGGTCGAAGCGCTCGCCCGGCGCGGTGCCAGGAGGGAGCAGCAGCCCACCGGTGCCGAGTTCGCCTTCCGCACCGCCATCACCCTGATCGACACCGACCGCTACTACTTCCGCGGGGTGGACGCCACCGCCCTTGCCCGTGGCTACGGGTATGAGGAGGTGGTCGAGTGGCTGTGGACCGGGACGCTGCGGCCGGGGACCGTGTTCACGGCACCGGAGGTGGCGCTGGACGCGGGGCGCCGGGCCGCGGGGGCTCTGCCCGCGCACAGCACCGCGATGGACCGGCTGCGGGCCGCGGCCGTCGCCGCGTCGGCCGTCGACCCGCTGCGCTTCGACCTGGCACCGGAGGCTGTTCTCGGCACCGCGCGCAGCCTCATCCCCACCCTGGTGGGGGCGTTGCCGACGGCCGTACCTGACCAGGACGGCGCCCCGCTCGCCCACCGGCTCTGGCCCCGCCTCACCGGTCGGGACTCCGACCCGGCGTCACTTCGGGTGCTGGACGCGGCCCTTGTGCTGCTCATCGACCACGACCTGGCGGCCTCGACGCTGGCTGCCCGGGTGGCCGCGTCGGCCCGTGCGCATCCGTACGCTGTCGTCTCCGCCGGACTCGGCGCCCTCGAGGGGCCCCTGCACGGAGCGGCGAGCGGTCTCGCCCACCGGATGCTGGCCGACGTCCTGGACCGCGGCAGCGCCGCGCCGGTCGTCGCGGACCATCTGCGGACCGGTCGCCGGGTTCCCGGGCTCGGACACCGGCTGTACCGGGGGGAGGATCCGCGGGCCACTTCCCTGTTCGCGATGCTGGCGGACGTACCGCAGGCCGGACCCGCCCTGGACGCGGCCCGCGATGTGGTGGCGACCACGGCCCGTCACACCGAACTGCACGCCAACGTCGATCTGGCACTCGCCGTGCTGTCGGTCACTTCGGGGATGCCCGCCGAGGCGGGTGAGACGCTGTTCGCCGTGTCCAGAACGGCGGGCTGGATCGCGCACGCTCTCGAGGAGTACGCGGAGCGTCCGCTCCGGATGCGCCCCAGCGGCCAGTACAGAGGTCCGCGCCCGCCGCAGCCCCTGCCGTGA
- a CDS encoding glycoside hydrolase family 13 protein yields the protein MADNLPSEATGDWWRSAAIYEVYVRSFADGDGDGTGDLAGVRSRLPYLAELGVDALWFTPWYLSPLADGGYDVADYRVIDPAFGTLGEAEKLIAEARELGIRTIVDIVPNHVSDQHAWFRAALAAGPGSPERELFHFRPGRGENGELAPNDWPSQFAGSTWTRVEDGEWYLHLFAPEQPDLNWAHPVVRREHEDVLRFWFERGVAGVRIDSAALLTKADGLPDFVEGRDPHPYIDQDEIHDVYRSWRAVADEYGGAFVGEVWLPDSERFARYLRPDELHTAFNFNFLSCPWDATRLRQAVEETLAEHAPVGAPATWVLCNHDVTRTVTRYGREDTGFDFAAKTFGTPTDLELGTRRARAAALLSLALPGSVYLYQGEELGLPEVEIPLDRIQDPMHFRSGGRDPGRDGCRVPLPWTAEVPAAEPWLPQPEDWAAYAADIQEVDPSSMLSLYRTALDLRRHEAGFTGSALSWLPVASGVLAFARSEGLICVVNLAAEPAELPAHSLTLLTSGPLDVDGRLPQDTAAWLRA from the coding sequence GTGGCAGACAACCTCCCGTCCGAGGCCACTGGTGACTGGTGGCGATCAGCCGCCATCTACGAGGTGTACGTGCGCAGTTTCGCCGACGGGGACGGTGACGGCACCGGAGATCTGGCAGGAGTGCGCAGCAGACTGCCCTACCTCGCCGAACTCGGCGTCGACGCACTCTGGTTCACCCCGTGGTATCTCTCGCCGCTCGCCGACGGCGGGTACGACGTCGCCGACTACCGGGTCATCGACCCCGCCTTCGGCACTCTCGGCGAGGCCGAGAAACTCATCGCCGAGGCGCGTGAGCTGGGCATCCGTACCATCGTCGACATCGTGCCCAACCATGTGTCGGACCAGCACGCATGGTTCAGGGCAGCGCTCGCGGCCGGCCCGGGGAGCCCGGAGCGCGAACTCTTCCACTTCAGACCGGGCCGTGGTGAGAACGGTGAACTCGCCCCCAACGACTGGCCGTCCCAGTTCGCGGGGTCCACCTGGACCCGTGTAGAGGACGGCGAGTGGTACCTCCATCTCTTCGCACCCGAGCAGCCCGACCTCAACTGGGCCCATCCGGTGGTGCGCAGGGAGCACGAGGATGTTCTGCGCTTCTGGTTCGAACGCGGCGTGGCAGGGGTGCGGATCGACTCGGCGGCGCTGCTCACCAAGGCGGACGGGCTGCCCGATTTCGTCGAGGGCCGTGACCCGCATCCCTATATCGACCAGGACGAGATCCACGACGTGTACCGCTCCTGGCGCGCTGTGGCGGACGAATACGGCGGCGCCTTCGTCGGCGAGGTCTGGCTGCCGGACTCCGAGCGCTTCGCCCGCTATCTGCGGCCCGACGAGCTGCACACCGCCTTCAACTTCAACTTCCTCTCGTGTCCGTGGGATGCCACCCGGCTGCGCCAGGCCGTCGAGGAGACACTCGCGGAGCACGCGCCGGTGGGGGCTCCGGCCACCTGGGTCCTGTGCAACCACGATGTGACGCGCACCGTCACTCGCTACGGCCGCGAGGACACCGGGTTCGATTTCGCGGCCAAGACCTTCGGCACCCCCACCGACCTGGAGCTCGGCACCCGCAGAGCCCGCGCTGCAGCGCTGCTCTCCCTCGCCCTGCCGGGATCCGTCTACCTGTACCAGGGGGAGGAGCTGGGGCTCCCGGAGGTCGAGATTCCGCTCGACCGTATCCAGGACCCGATGCACTTCCGCTCCGGCGGCAGGGATCCGGGCCGGGACGGCTGCCGGGTGCCGCTGCCCTGGACCGCCGAGGTGCCCGCCGCCGAGCCCTGGCTGCCGCAGCCCGAGGACTGGGCGGCTTACGCGGCCGACATCCAGGAAGTCGATCCGTCGTCGATGCTGTCGCTGTACCGCACGGCCCTGGACCTGCGCAGGCATGAGGCCGGCTTCACCGGTTCCGCGCTCAGCTGGCTTCCGGTGGCGAGCGGTGTCCTGGCCTTCGCCCGGTCCGAGGGCCTGATCTGTGTGGTGAACCTGGCCGCGGAGCCCGCCGAGCTCCCCGCCCACTCGCTCACCCTGCTGACCAGCGGTCCGCTGGACGTCGACGGTCGCCTCCCGCAGGACACGGCGGCCTGGCTGCGGGCCTGA
- a CDS encoding carbohydrate ABC transporter permease — translation MAERTLISPAQLGRPRGKAVYWGVLTLVVLLFTLVFLGPLYWMVTGGLKTAQEFAESPPTTVPRSFHPENYSHAWNVMQLSKLLLNTLYYAFGALAFQLVLDVAAAYSLSKLRPVFGKVILGMMLATLMIPATVLVVPQYLTVLDLPVFQRNLLNSPWVIWLPSVTNAFNIFLLKRFFDSIPRELLDAASIDGASPLRTLRSVVLPISRPILGVVSIFAIVGVWKDFLWPMLTLPDPNKQTLNVGIYSLAQGVPENWLVAALAMASAPTLIIFLIFQRNIMSGLTAGSLKG, via the coding sequence ATGGCAGAGCGCACTCTGATCTCACCGGCACAGTTGGGCCGCCCTCGCGGCAAGGCTGTCTACTGGGGTGTCCTCACCCTGGTGGTGCTGCTGTTCACGCTGGTCTTCCTGGGTCCCCTGTACTGGATGGTGACCGGAGGTCTGAAGACGGCCCAGGAGTTCGCCGAGTCCCCGCCCACCACGGTTCCCAGAAGCTTCCATCCGGAGAACTACTCCCATGCGTGGAACGTGATGCAGCTGTCCAAGCTGCTTCTCAACACGCTCTACTACGCCTTCGGGGCGCTGGCTTTCCAGTTGGTCCTCGATGTCGCCGCGGCGTATTCGCTGTCCAAACTGAGGCCGGTATTCGGCAAGGTCATCCTCGGCATGATGCTGGCCACGCTCATGATCCCGGCGACGGTGCTCGTCGTTCCGCAGTACCTCACCGTGCTCGACCTGCCGGTCTTCCAGCGCAATCTGCTCAACTCGCCCTGGGTGATCTGGCTTCCCTCGGTCACCAATGCGTTCAACATCTTTCTGCTGAAGCGCTTCTTCGACTCCATCCCGCGTGAACTCCTGGACGCCGCTTCCATCGACGGGGCGTCGCCCCTGCGGACCCTGCGTTCGGTGGTGCTGCCGATCTCCCGGCCCATTCTGGGCGTTGTCTCGATCTTCGCGATCGTCGGCGTCTGGAAGGACTTTCTCTGGCCGATGCTCACGCTGCCCGACCCGAATAAGCAGACCCTCAACGTCGGAATCTACTCCCTGGCCCAGGGCGTGCCGGAGAACTGGCTCGTCGCGGCACTCGCCATGGCCTCGGCACCGACACTGATCATCTTCCTGATCTTCCAGCGCAACATCATGAGCGGCCTGACCGCGGGCAGCCTGAAGGGCTGA
- a CDS encoding carbohydrate ABC transporter permease encodes MSAPTLSTSDKPVQPPHHGPPPEARREAFVRSVRRNLSAHSFLIGAVLCFAFFSWYPMVREFLLAFQKTEGGKTTWVGLDNLDYVFHDPAFWQAWRNTLLFTALALLLGFLVPFVIAIVINEFRHAQGYLRLLVYLPVMLPPVASVLLFKYFYDPGYGLFNGVLHFLHLPEQQWLQSTSTAMLSVVIAATWMNMGGATLIYLAALQGIPGELYEAAELDGAGLLRKIWHVTIPQTRLILSLLLLMQIIATMQVFTEPFLLTNGAGPEGSTTTVVYLIYQYAFNFNNYGGAAALGLVLLVLLAGFSAAYVRLSRDSES; translated from the coding sequence ATGTCGGCCCCCACCCTGTCCACGAGCGACAAGCCGGTGCAGCCGCCGCACCACGGCCCGCCGCCGGAAGCGCGGCGCGAGGCGTTCGTCCGCAGCGTGCGGCGCAACCTCTCGGCGCACAGTTTCCTGATCGGCGCCGTGCTCTGCTTCGCCTTCTTCTCGTGGTACCCGATGGTCAGGGAGTTCCTCCTGGCCTTCCAGAAGACCGAAGGGGGAAAGACCACCTGGGTCGGCCTGGACAACCTGGACTACGTGTTCCACGACCCGGCCTTCTGGCAGGCATGGCGCAACACGCTGCTCTTCACCGCCCTGGCGTTGCTGCTCGGCTTTCTCGTCCCGTTCGTCATCGCGATCGTGATCAACGAATTCCGGCATGCGCAGGGGTACTTGCGCCTGTTGGTGTATCTGCCCGTGATGCTTCCGCCGGTCGCTTCGGTGCTGCTCTTCAAGTACTTCTACGACCCGGGCTACGGGCTCTTCAACGGCGTCCTGCACTTTCTGCATCTGCCCGAACAGCAGTGGCTGCAGTCCACCAGTACCGCGATGCTCTCCGTGGTGATCGCCGCCACCTGGATGAACATGGGCGGTGCGACCCTGATCTATCTGGCCGCGCTGCAGGGCATACCGGGAGAGCTGTACGAAGCGGCCGAGCTGGACGGAGCCGGGCTCCTGCGCAAGATCTGGCATGTGACGATCCCGCAGACCCGGCTGATCCTCTCGCTGCTCCTGCTGATGCAGATCATCGCGACGATGCAGGTGTTCACGGAGCCCTTCCTGCTGACCAACGGCGCGGGCCCCGAGGGGTCCACGACGACGGTCGTCTATCTCATCTACCAATACGCCTTCAATTTCAACAACTACGGTGGCGCCGCCGCACTCGGTCTGGTCCTGCTCGTGCTGCTCGCCGGTTTCTCGGCGGCGTACGTCCGACTCAGCCGCGACAGCGAGAGCTAG
- a CDS encoding extracellular solute-binding protein, producing the protein MRSTWFRPTHRRTTAAALVSALALTALAACGTSSSDDSKGSGGGSSDPSAPLDPKTKVTLTMDCMPPAAKAAELREWKEDVKEFNKKYPNVTIQGRSTPGQCEEPTRFTAALKGRSQPDVFYTYFTDLQQVLDNNGAEDISAYVNEKTVPALGSIDPNVTNVLKKDGKLYGLPTSNYTMGLMINRKLFKQAGLDPNQPPTTWEDVRKDAKAIAGLGKGISGYGDYSATNQGGWHFTAEMYGLGGDVVTPDGKKAAFNDAIGKKVLSNLKSMRWDDDSMGKTQLLKWGDLQKQISTDKLGMFLAAPDDLTYMVQQLGAKFEDYGMGPIPGGRATLFGGNDYMIKKGSSPDKIKAAIAWDNYKNLTPGKGQFDWARQKTDALPVGLPQPNFWTGGIKATDLQARTDSATMPVENFKPFMGNPIKGKAEPAKAQEIYKVLDNAMSGVLTNKNANVDKLLSTAEQQVNQVLANQ; encoded by the coding sequence ATGAGAAGCACCTGGTTCCGCCCGACCCACCGCCGCACCACGGCGGCGGCCCTCGTCTCCGCTCTCGCTCTGACCGCTCTGGCCGCCTGCGGCACCAGCAGCAGCGACGACAGCAAGGGCTCAGGTGGCGGCAGCTCAGATCCGTCCGCTCCACTCGACCCGAAGACCAAGGTCACGCTGACCATGGACTGCATGCCGCCGGCCGCGAAGGCCGCCGAGCTGCGCGAGTGGAAGGAGGACGTCAAGGAGTTCAACAAGAAGTACCCGAACGTCACGATCCAGGGCAGGTCGACGCCCGGCCAGTGCGAGGAGCCCACGCGCTTCACGGCGGCCCTCAAGGGCAGGTCCCAGCCCGATGTCTTCTACACCTACTTCACCGACCTGCAGCAGGTGCTGGACAACAACGGCGCCGAGGACATCTCGGCGTATGTGAACGAGAAGACGGTCCCTGCGCTCGGCAGCATCGACCCGAACGTGACGAACGTCCTGAAGAAGGACGGAAAGCTCTACGGGCTGCCCACCAGCAACTACACCATGGGTCTCATGATCAACCGCAAGCTCTTCAAGCAGGCGGGGCTCGACCCGAACCAGCCGCCGACGACCTGGGAGGACGTGCGCAAGGACGCCAAGGCGATCGCCGGTCTCGGCAAGGGGATCTCGGGCTACGGCGACTACAGCGCGACCAACCAGGGCGGCTGGCACTTCACCGCCGAGATGTACGGCCTGGGCGGCGATGTCGTCACTCCGGACGGCAAGAAGGCGGCGTTCAACGACGCCATCGGCAAGAAGGTCCTGTCGAACCTCAAGTCCATGCGCTGGGACGACGACAGCATGGGCAAGACCCAGCTGCTCAAGTGGGGTGATCTGCAGAAGCAGATTTCCACCGACAAACTCGGCATGTTCCTCGCGGCGCCCGATGATCTGACCTACATGGTCCAGCAACTGGGCGCCAAGTTCGAGGACTACGGCATGGGCCCGATCCCGGGCGGCCGGGCGACGCTCTTCGGCGGCAACGACTACATGATCAAGAAGGGCAGCTCCCCGGACAAGATCAAGGCCGCCATCGCCTGGGACAACTACAAGAACCTCACACCCGGCAAGGGGCAGTTCGACTGGGCGCGCCAGAAGACCGACGCGCTGCCCGTCGGTCTGCCGCAGCCGAACTTCTGGACCGGTGGCATCAAGGCGACGGACCTGCAGGCCCGCACCGACAGCGCCACCATGCCGGTCGAGAACTTCAAGCCCTTCATGGGCAACCCGATCAAGGGCAAGGCCGAGCCGGCCAAGGCCCAGGAGATCTACAAGGTCCTCGACAACGCGATGTCGGGCGTCCTGACCAACAAGAACGCGAACGTCGACAAACTGCTCTCCACCGCTGAGCAGCAGGTCAACCAGGTCCTGGCGAACCAGTAA
- a CDS encoding LacI family DNA-binding transcriptional regulator → MTRRLAQVARKVGVSEATVSRVLNGRPGVSEATRQAVLSALDVLGYERPTQLRGERARLVGLVLPELQNPIFPAFAEVVGGALAQQGLTPVLCTQTKGGVSESDYVELLLEQQVSGVVFAGGLYHQLDAPHDHYKVLADRKIPVVLINAAIAHLGFPGVSCDDAVALDQAWRHLASLGHERIGLVLGPNDHVPSMRKLDAARAIAAELGAELPDERVVRAMFSLEGGQAAASRLLDEGVTGVICASDPLALGAVRAARRRGLSVPGDISIVGYDDSAFMNCTEPPLTTVRQPIEAMGRAAVELLSVQIGGAAVPSDELLFEPELVVRGSTAQVSRNRSR, encoded by the coding sequence ATGACGCGACGACTTGCACAGGTGGCCCGGAAAGTCGGGGTCAGTGAGGCCACGGTCAGCCGGGTGCTCAACGGCCGGCCCGGAGTCTCCGAGGCCACCCGACAGGCGGTTCTCTCCGCACTCGACGTTCTGGGATACGAACGCCCGACCCAGCTGCGGGGCGAACGTGCCCGGCTGGTCGGTCTTGTGCTCCCCGAACTCCAGAACCCGATCTTCCCGGCCTTCGCCGAAGTGGTCGGCGGGGCACTGGCCCAGCAGGGGCTCACCCCTGTGCTCTGCACCCAGACCAAGGGCGGGGTGTCGGAGTCCGACTACGTGGAGCTGCTGCTCGAGCAGCAGGTGTCGGGAGTCGTGTTCGCCGGCGGTCTCTATCACCAGCTGGACGCTCCGCACGACCACTACAAGGTGCTCGCCGACCGCAAGATCCCGGTGGTGCTGATCAACGCGGCCATCGCCCACCTCGGTTTTCCGGGTGTTTCCTGTGACGACGCGGTGGCGCTCGACCAGGCCTGGCGGCATCTGGCCTCGCTCGGACACGAGCGGATCGGCCTGGTGCTGGGGCCCAATGATCACGTCCCGTCGATGCGCAAGCTCGACGCTGCGCGCGCGATCGCCGCCGAGCTCGGTGCCGAGCTGCCGGACGAGCGGGTCGTGCGGGCGATGTTCTCCCTCGAAGGCGGTCAGGCCGCCGCGAGCCGGCTGCTGGACGAAGGGGTCACCGGAGTCATCTGCGCCAGTGACCCGCTCGCCCTCGGAGCGGTGCGTGCGGCCCGTCGCCGGGGCCTTTCGGTGCCAGGTGACATCTCGATCGTCGGCTATGACGATTCGGCCTTCATGAACTGCACGGAGCCGCCGCTGACCACCGTCCGGCAGCCCATCGAGGCGATGGGCCGAGCTGCCGTGGAACTGCTGTCCGTGCAGATCGGAGGGGCTGCGGTGCCCTCCGACGAGTTGCTCTTCGAACCCGAACTCGTGGTGCGCGGCTCGACCGCGCAGGTGTCGCGCAACAGGAGCCGATAG